The window cattttttcctttttttcaccgagtaaaaaacatttttcaccagaaacacatttaatttgagtAAGCTCACAttttgacaaacaaaacaaaggcgtaagaaaattgttgaaaaaagaaaggatgCCCGTAAAAAAATATCTTGATGAGTGAAGGTTATTGAAGCTGAAGGCTGGAGAGACATTTTTAAGAAACTAACAATGATTATTcctttctgttctctctctcttgtattGTTTCCATATAATCATATAATGGCTGTGTTGGGCCTGTTGTTAGGTAAGGTTGTGATAACACAAAGGTGTTTGTATCAGGATGTACTagtttaattttgtattttgtattgttgCAGTGCTGGTTTTTGTGTATTCTTTCTCAGTCGGTTCTCTGGTGACTTATATCATCAAGACATGGCAACTCAACGGCAAAACATATTAATCAATATGCATAACAATAGCCACCAGTaacaattttgataatcaattcaTCATTATCAATTGTTTGAACAAAGCAGAATTGGCTActactctttttttctgttgtggaGACTGTATTTTATATTGTTACAAATGAATTATCTTTTGGTTTAGGAGTGTCAGGAGGACATGTAACTTGATTAGACAGATGTATAACAAAGCGATTAGTCAGAAAATAATCATGAGGTTAActtataatgacaataatcaacAGCTTCAGCACTAGTTAAGCTCCAGTCAATGCACCACATCAGAggtttgtttggttgttgtaACAGACGCGTGTCTTCAAAACACACGGCAGGTGGACGCTACATAAACAAGACAAGACATGTGTGacctttaacaaaacaaaactacttCTGTATACATGAAGGATGTTCAAACCAGTTACCGGCGTGTTACCAACTAATTACAGTTGCTGTGTTCACTGACAGCTGATTttccctatttttttttaccaattaCTGCCTTCGCAAAAGACCAGCTAACAGCAAATCAAAGGAGTTGCTACTGGCCTTCAAATGGCGCATTAGTTTAACTCCGGCTATTTTACATAGTTCCATTTCAAAGCAGTCTGTCCATTATCCGCTCAGTACTGGGACTTCACATAATCGCTTGCTGGGCTTTCGGGTTACGTTGCCTCCTTTTGAAGTGTCAAAGGAGACAGTGAGCAATCCTCCTGATTCTAAAACCTTTTGTTGTTCTCGTATTTGAACGCGCTGTATGTTCACGTCTCTAAAGGAGACTTAGCAGTTTGTGTGAAACCATAATAAAGCCTGTAGctgtccctcccacacacagaggaaacatcATACCCGTAATCACAGCACAAACCGCCTTCACAGGTGTTTTCTGCTAAGTTTATGTACAGCATATGCACGTCGCTGCTTTAACAGACTCGGGGCTGCACTTCATTTTAgcacacagatttttttttatccataatCCTCCTTTATGTTTCCCACTGTTTGGCTTCCTGCTTTATATTGTTCTTGTGCAtgagttgcttttttttcccactgaaTACTTTAATTGCACGTAAAGAAAatacagtgaaatgttttattcaacatATCATGTATGAAAACAGCTCATCAGTGACCACCTAACCAACACACTGACCCGACTACAAACAAACACTCGTCGCTcgtttacacacacatacctgcATTGACGATAGCATCTatctccagtttggtgatgtcACCGCTGTAGAGGGAAATCTTCTGGTCCAGTTTTTCATTCCTCTGGTAGCGAGTTTGCCCAGATCCACCTGAAAATTAGACAGACACATGCAGAACATTCAGTGTCATGATTTAAGTACCTGATCAGTTTGCATAATAATTAAGTCTTGGTGGTTTGTTTCTATACTAGAGATGTTAACGGTTAATCAGGAATTGATAAATCACCGTTAAGTATTAAtcagtttaaaaatgtattaaccaCCAATCAGAGATCAACACAAAGAACACTTACTTAACAAATATATATcaagatgagaaaaaaaatggtgtttttaatcaaaatacAAGTAATTCGtaatatagaaaaaaacaaaaagatattgGAAACAAACCTCAATATGAGTTGGATTTTCTTTGGACAGTTGCTGAATGGCGACAGACGGAAGCTAAGCAATTAAAATGAGCTAATTGTTGTGTGTCATTTATAGTAATTATAATAATTTGGGAGTAACATCGTTAATGATGTCTGATTGGCTACTGGTTCACACAAGAGGTGGCTTCAAAATTCTCCTTTTTACTTAGAAGGCTTTAAATGGACTCGTTCCCTCATATATATTTACAGCCTGATCTCTCACAATTAGAACTGTGTTGGTAGTCAGGCCTTTGCCCACTGTGCTCCTCTTTTCTGGAATCATCTAACACTGCACATTTGAGAGGCAAGCTCTGTTGGCACTTTGAATTACAGACcgaaaaacacattgttttctcTTGTCACTATGACTGGGAACCCAAATCACTTACTGTTTTACCTTGATGAAAACAGGCTAGCTACCCTGTCACATTAacattactgtatgtgtgtgagtgagtgcatgtgtaatgtgtgtgtacctctgcatgttttcttttctgctgtatgtatgtatgtttgtaaaATGTACTTCCCGTAGTTATATTTGAAGTTGAAATGCTCTAAGTGTGCAAATTATCTAAACTGATTTAACCCACAACAGGGTGAAACTAGTCAAAGAGATCATGTCTTTGGACCTCAACACCACGACCACCCGACCCTGAATGAACTTGACAGTGATTGTGATTGATGTTGGGAGTCTGACCTGCAGTGGGAGTCCACACCGGGATGTCGTCCAGTGGCACGGAGCTGGAAGTCCTGTAGTACTGACGCCTGTCCTTCACAGACAAAGACAGCAAGAAGTCTGAgagatgatggagagagagaacaggCTGTGAATAATCTGTTTAGATTGActtgaaagaaacatttttgttaaagTTTCGGAACACAGGAACAAGGTATCTTCAGGTTGCCAGCCTGaagaaaactacatttaatgaagTTTAGGTCAAAAAATCTCCTTAAGAAACTCATGAACAGTAAAATTTCTACTGTGAGATTTGTGTATTTCAAGTTTGTTCAAGTAGAGATTTACATAATAAAGACAGCAACATTCTGTGTTAAGCCAATAAATCACTTGATCAACTGATTATGattactgattttatttgtatttattcatttatccagTTTATTTCTCAGGGACTGAGCATAACTACCAACATTACTGCAAGTATGCCAAACAGAAATCATGATGGAAGGCATGTCGTTTTCAGTAAAAGCGCGACAAAGACATGGGCAGCAACAAAATCAGAGCAAATTACAgagcaagaaaaaacaaacaatacaacgAGCCAACACAACAGAGCAAAAGACAAAAGTTACAGAACAGCTTTGCAAAAAATGACAGAAGCAAGGGCAGAAAAGTgcaaaaacaaactgtcagCAACAGGGTAAAAGTGAATACTGACAGACTGCCATATGATGACAAGAACCTAAGCTAATGTTGACAGGTTTATAAGCCATGTTTCTAGTCAAAACTTCCCAAATTCTATAATTTACTTTTTGTATTCTACAGTctcaaattaaaggtgcactgtgtaatTTGGGGGAAGGCATTCGGATTGGTCTGTTTTTTAATGCCAATAAACAAACTACCTCTGTTTttctgactgaataaactgagtaagaaaaactgatcttaaaggacaacacaacttgATACTGTTGTACTTAGTTTATacttggcggaccctgccaccttcctagcttgaaaacagtgttctggggaccttatatGTTGACTAACCGTACATAAGACATCACTTTTGGGATAGGTAGTTGATTGTAATGATCATTAGCTGCAGTCcaaatgtatgtatgcatgttcTATATCATACATATTCTGTTTTACATCATGTTTTCGAATGCTATTGTGTATATATCATATAGTTAATGGTATGCTAACTGTGATTTGACATTACAGACGACAACATTACAACTATTTTAAGGTCTAGTATGTCTGTATGAATGTATTTGTGTTGCTGCTTTGTTGTGATGATTGTTTGATTTGACCAGTATCCATTTTAAAAGCACACAGGCTCCCTAACTGACAGCCGGACAGGTGTTTGTAGCCATGTAACGGCTCACAGGCTTCTCCTCCGTTTATTGATAAAGCACAGTGCAGGGCGGCTGCTGTCACGTTACATTAAACTCCTCTGGGCCTCTGTTGCACAGTCTCACCCTTGGTCTCCTTCCAGCCTCCCTCATCGGAGTTCAGGTTAACTTTGAGGGCCATGGCGGTGAGGGCTCCCGTGTGGAGAGACTGGACCAGCGCGACTGTGCCCACTCCGAGGGCGGCACCGAGGGCGACTTTACCCAGCCAGCCTCTCCTCCCCCTGGGTGAGGAGGCACCGTTCCCCTGGGTGGACTTCCAAAATGCTGCTGTCGCTGTTGTTGAGAACTTCTCGGCTCTGGCGGCACCGTTAATATGGCCGCGGACAGGACTTGTTGCTGGCTTCCCCCCGAGCTGGCGGCTCCCACTAGTTATAATGTGTTTGAACTTGACACCCGGGAAGGTAGCACGGATACTGGACACAGGGCCGGTGCACAGAGGGGCTCTGATGTATGAAAATAGAGCTGATATTTGCAGTGCCATGCCTGAGTGACGCCGAGGGGACTAAACAGATCGTGCTGCAGCAACTCAAATGTCACCGAGTCAGCCACGCCGTGGTTCGGTTTCGTTTTGGACTAGAAGCACACACCTCTATCATTAAACGCTCTCATGTGCCATATTTGTTTTGGACGATGACGTGTGGAATGTACCATTTACAAGGGGTGCTACGTGACTGCTGCTGAACGACGACAGGCTTTTTAAAGTTTAGATAGTTCCTAATATGGTGTAAATTACCGGCGTATTTACTTAACTTTATCACTAATGAGAAGGATATGTTGCGGTGTTACCAGCGTTTCTACGTTTCAGTCTCAACTCTGAGTGTAAACCCCCACTGAGATGACATGGGGAAGCCGAAGCGAATGACCACCAGCTTACGCATCCTTCAGGACTGTCGGAAATAttagaattaaaaaatgaaGGCACACCGGCCGAACAAAAATACTACTGgactaaatgtttatttatttatttatttacatagtTAGTTAGCGATGTATGGATATTAAAGTGCTTCTCTTGATTGTTTGTTCTGTAACACatcagaatttttattttgtgtttttatgacacatgtGATTTGACCTTTTTGCATATCCATGCACACGCATATATGCACCAGTATCCCTAACTAATGTTGAGGTCATTTTTAAATGCCACAATATGCTAGTGGGCTAAATATAGCCAGCTAGTGGGGAGATAAAACATAAGCCATCTGTAGTAAACAGGACATGTGTgggaaaatatataaaaccaaGCATTTTACAGCACTAATTGATATACCATACAGTAGGCTTATTAGCACACACTGTAGAAAAAAGCCCCACCGAAGGCTGCATAACTGTGGTAGCCCCTAGCTGTTTGTAGGCCTACATCTGATTGTGTGGAAAAATGTGGCCATACATGTAGATCAAGGGCATTCAGATCACCATTTAAAGGTAGAATTATTTTCCCCAGATGAAACTAGTGGAAGTTGATCTGGACTTGTAACAGTGACACAAGCTTTgtgcctttttgttttaattgagcCAAATAATTATCTATTACTATTATGTTGTAAATCCTTAAACCTGCTGCCATCTTTAGAGGGATATTATCAATTTGTTGGCTCTCATTGCTTTATATTTGGCTAAATATTCTTTACTCAGCCTCTGAGGCATAAACTCTGACACAGCTGTCAGCTGCTAAAATGCAGCATTACTAACCCACACCCAGCTACTCATTGCTGATCTTGCAAAATACAAAAGATGATCAATAATCTAACTGTTGCTCGTGTGCTTACAGTTCtcgaaaaaaggaaaagggagaagaaagacaaagagaggagagtGATAATGTGCGTCtgttcattttacatttcatatcTCTCATCCAAATAGGCTGCATGcccttgcacacacacattgccaAATATGCATCACTCACACAGCCTGTCACTCAAATCATGAAACCCTTTTCACATTTCCGGCTGGCGGaagctgacaaaaaaaaaaaggaacaagcCTTTCTTGACAAAAGTGACACAAGCAGCGACGACAGACCACAACCTGCCCAGCCCGAGAGAGAGGAAACTACTGCAAATTTTCTCAGAAAAACAACTGGGAAACTTCTCCACCGATCTGACAGAGGCCCAGGAGTTCCCCAATCTAAATTTCTCAAAACCTTGGACCAAGGAGACTAACGGTACTGTCTGtcagagtgtgagtgtgtgtgtgagtgtttgtgacaacgtgagagaaagggagaaagcATGAAGGCCAAGAGTTCAGGCAAGGTGTATGTGTGAGGCTTTTGTATTAAATATGTAGATGTGAGGTCGATCATTGGGTCACATCAGGTGAACTGGTCACAGGTCAGAACTTATATTCAGAAACatgcagaaaaataaagtttaggCTTCCAAAGGAGGTAAAGTGTGGTGCAAGCATGTCATCTGTTCATTGTTGTCTAACCGTCAATGGTATATTCCttgaaaatacagaaacatgGACGAAAGACAGACATTTTAATCCTATAAGAAGATATATTTAAGGTGGATTTACACTTTCATACACATGCAGTTAGTTGCTGTATCGGCATTGGATGAACATTCACCCTGGGCGGGTCAGAAAGCGGAAGCCTGTGTCCCTGGTGATAGTTCAAGtcagaaacaggaagtaaatCCATCAAACTGGACAAGTTGCCAGAATCAACTCACtcatccagtgtgtgtgtgtgtgtgtgtgtgtgtgtgtgtgtgtgtgtgtgtgtgtgtgtgtgtctgtgtgtgtgtgtgtgtgtgtgtgtgtgtgcgtgtgtgtgtgtgtgtgtgtgtgccagtgcTACTCAGTATCATGTGATATTGAAACATGAGTTAGAGCCTTTTTTTCCTCACAGCTGATTGTCTAAATTATGATCAacgggttgttgttgtttttcatttactATCTTCAATGTCCTGGGGAACTGAAGTGAGCTATCAAGTTACCAACAgctataaaatacatttttttaaagcaacattatgtcactTTTTTACCTTATAATAACAGCTTCTAactcatgttgatggtacagtgtctctgtctcagccactcagCCCGATCGATCACTTAtctctgcactatgtaacttcagtgagacggtatgatcacagcgttacatacatgtttactccAACATACATGAGACAACTGTTCTCATGATATAATGAGTTTTACTTGTAGTTAGCACACTTTTTTGATCCCAgatgaaaactgatattttgtAATATGTAGTCGAACTGAAATTGTCTTTCATATGTTTATCAATTTATCAATGTATTAAAGTTCATAATTCATTAGTCATGATGCTAAATAATTGCTTAAATGCTAAATTGGGGATCGCATTACATTTGAACACTTTTCATGTTAGACTTGGTACGAATGTAATGTGCAGTTTAGTCAGTGTGggaggaaaacaaatgaaagagtAGCCCCACTGAAGTGATTCATCATAAGTATTATTTATCTACTTGTCCTTCACTACTTTGTCTGAGCTGTCCCATATTTTTgctcaacaaaaacacaaaaaaaatagcatttGTCAAGCGTAGCAGATCATTCGAAGAGCATTTGTTTTGCAGCCCTTCATAACAATCCGTCAGCAGTTTGACGATGTTACTaaatctccctctctccatgtTTATCTATCCCGCTTTCtcccgtctcctctcctccatcagacCTGTCTCCTGTAgatctctctcactctttctcccaGTATGGCGGCGTGGGACCTGTCAGTCACGGTGGAGGACCTGGGCCCTGATGCGCCTCCTGTCACCCTCAGCGTGGCCTCTGACCTCCATGTTGGAGGGGTCATCCTCAAGCTGGTGGAAAAGACACGTGGGtcactctctgtctgcctgtgtttGTCTCCGTCTTTCTGTCAGACACCGGGCACAAACTAAAAATAGTCACATCATTTGCACGGGCATGCAGGAATTCACACACAGTCTATAGTTAACACGTTAACAGAGATTCattatacacatacacatacattcAGTCATCATGAGTTATGGATTACTTACTTATTGCATACGAAATGCACTAAACATTCAACACATACTTCAAATGCAACCAGGCccttcaaaaaagaaaatatcaagaAAAACGAGTAAAGTCCAGATGAAGACCAaatgattttaattatttactttTAAGGATTTTGAGCAACAATAAAggcattttaattatttcattagTTGGATAGTTTTTTTAATATAGTTATATAATAGTTAGTTATCAAATATTAAACAATGTAAACATTGCTGTGAAATGTGTCATGAGAGTGTTTCAcctgtttgatttgtttgcatTCAGACTCTGTGGCGCAACGGTAGCGCGTCTGACTCCAGATCAGAAGGCTGCGTGTTCAAATCACGTCAGGGTCAAGTTTTTAAATATGATGGATGAATAAAGACATGATAATAAGTATTTCAGTCAAGAGCCAGAACTAGGTTGAGCTTAGACGtctttgcttttgtttatttgtgttcttCTTGCAACAGGAagcatattttagtttttataaAAGCCATTTAGtgtctttattttcatcacaaagttTTGACCCTGATGTGAGTTGAACACACAACCTTGCATTTCTTTGCAGGTGTTAGTATCAAAAATTTCAGACTCTGTGGCGCAATGGTAGCGCGTCTGACTCCAGATCAGAAGGTTGCGTGTTCAAATCACGTCAGGGTCAAACCTTTAAATATgatgaataaagaaataataattaagTGAAAGCATAAGCTGGAAAAGGTAAATGTAGGCAATGTTGtccacaaaagaaaacactgaagcctctcctctctgcctcaccACAAATGTAGGTAGGGTTTCAATTTCAGTCAAGAGCCAGAGCTAGCTTGAGGTGAGAAATCTTTGGCTTTCTTTATTTGTGTCCTTCTTGCAGCAGGAagcatgttttaatttttataaAAGCCACTTAGTGTCTTCATTTTCATCACAACGTTTTGACCCTGATGTGAGTTGCATTTATTTGCAGGTATTAGTGTCAGACTTTTCAGACTCTGTGGCGCAACGGTAGCGCGTCTGACTCCAGATCAGAAGGTTGCGTGTTCAAATCACGTCAGGGTCAAATCTTTGTGGTGTAAAATGCTGAACAACTTTTATAAAACCAGAGACTTGTCTTCCAGGTGCAAGAAGGACATGAGTAGAGTAACTGAAGACTTGTCACCATGACATATCGCTGGCTGGCTTTTTCATTGACTGTGAGCGTATGGTTTGTAAGCTCTGAACTGGACCAGTTGGCAGCCACAAATAGACTCTGTGGCGCAACGGTAGCGTGTCTGACTCCAGATCAGAAGGTTGCGTGTTCAAATCACGTCAGGGTCAAGTTTCTTTTGAAAGTGAGTCAGAAAACAGGCAAATACAATTTCTAGATATGATTGGTCTTCAAGTTGGTGGTGCTTGTGGGCAAAAAAATGCTCTTGGAAAAACTCAAGGTCTTCCAAAGCACAATAATATCAAGactatttaatttttttcttcttgaggTGAGAGATTCTCTGGACTAAATGCTCCTGGTCCTGGACAGATATAC of the Sparus aurata chromosome 18, fSpaAur1.1, whole genome shotgun sequence genome contains:
- the macrod1 gene encoding ADP-ribose glycohydrolase MACROD1 isoform X2 — its product is MALQISALFSYIRAPLCTGPVSSIRATFPGVKFKHIITSGSRQLGGKPATSPVRGHINGAARAEKFSTTATAAFWKSTQGNGASSPRGRRGWLGKVALGAALGVGTVALVQSLHTGALTAMALKVNLNSDEGGWKETKDFLLSLSVKDRRQYYRTSSSVPLDDIPVWTPTAGGSGQTRYQRNEKLDQKISLYSGDITKLEIDAIVNAANKSLLGGGGVDGAIHRTAGPMLKKECASLHGCETGEAKITCGYGLPAKYVIHTVGPIAQGGVGDVERKALRSCYKNSLTAATKNAARSVAFPCISTGIYGYPPEQAVHEALATVREYLDEHHDELDRVIFCVFLPTDKELYLQNLPLYFPAA
- the macrod1 gene encoding ADP-ribose glycohydrolase MACROD1 isoform X1, coding for MALQISALFSYIRAPLCTGPVSSIRATFPGVKFKHIITSGSRQLGGKPATSPVRGHINGAARAEKFSTTATAAFWKSTQGNGASSPRGRRGWLGKVALGAALGVGTVALVQSLHTGALTAMALKVNLNSDEGGWKETKDFLLSLSVKDRRQYYRTSSSVPLDDIPVWTPTAGGSGQTRYQRNEKLDQKISLYSGDITKLEIDAIVNAANKSLLGGGGVDGAIHRTAGPMLKKECASLHGCETGEAKITCGYGLPAKYVIHTVGPIAQGGVGDVERKALRSCYKNSLTAATKNAARSVAFPCISTGIYGYPPEQAVHEALATVREYLDEHHDELDRVIFCVFLPTDKELYLQNLPLYFPAAPTEATVKSKL